From one Acipenser ruthenus chromosome 21, fAciRut3.2 maternal haplotype, whole genome shotgun sequence genomic stretch:
- the LOC117428437 gene encoding large ribosomal subunit protein mL46-like isoform X1, giving the protein MAAPVRRVLLRPLRRILTQIPGSGVASSGCRQLSVGLRVPAVQKPNEAVLESPSPWRLLGAVFVQRLAVISRDRSSIEKDFAELLKQTELERSLLADHELRLLEDAERVSRKQEEDYDSDEDSGQDIVTAQDLEDTWDQKLRQFKPAQRLTGSIQKQLLNSEADKKADRTCLERCLEDSLVLLVKEKIGSEDVWLLPQVQWENGETLRETAERALTTLTGNSIKATFLGNAPCGVYKYKFPKDVRTESCVGAKVFFFKALLGSGDIAPNKKGGHVWVSKTELQDYLKPQYLEQVGRFMVDL; this is encoded by the exons ATGGCTGCGCCCGTAAGGAGGGTGCTGCTTCGTCCTCTGCGGAGGATTTTAACGCAGATTCCGGGCTCTGGAGTCGCCAGCAGCGGCTGCAGGCAGTTGTCAGTCGGGCTCCGGGTGCCGGCGGTTCAAAAGCCAAACGAAGCAGTGCTAGAAAGCCCCTCTCCGTGGAGGCTGCTGGGAGCGGTTTTTGTGCAGAGACTCGCTGTCATCTCCAGAGACCGGAGCTCGATAGAGAAGGACTTTGCCGAGCTGCTGAAACAG ACTGAGCTGGAGAGGAGCCTGCTGGCCGACCACGAGCTGCGTCTGCTGGAGGATGCCGAGCGGGTCAGCCGGAAGCAAGAGGAGGATTACGACTCGGACGAGGATTCTGGACAGGACATCGTGACCGCGCAGGACCTCGAGGACACCTGGGACCAGAAACTGCGACAGTTCAAGCCAGCCCAGCGCCTCACAGGTTCCATTCAAAAACAACTTCTGAACTCTG AAGCAGACAAGAAAGCAGATCGAACCTGTCTGGAGCGCTGTCTAGAGGACAGCCTGGTGTTGCTGGTGAAGGAGAAGATTGGCAGCGAGGATGTATGGCTTCTCCCACAGGTGCAGTGGGAGAATGGAGAGACCCTGAGAGAGACTGCTGAGCGTGCCCTTACCACTCTCACAG gtAACAGCATCAAAGCCACGTTCCTGGGAAATGCTCCCTGTGGAGTTTACAAGTACAAATTCCCAAAGGACGTCCGGACGGAAAGCTGTGTCGGAGCCAAGGTGTTTTTCTTCAAAGCCCTGCTGGGTAGCGGTGACATTGCCCCAAACAAAAAGGGGGGCCATGTGTGGGTAAGCAAGACGGAACTGCAGGACTATCTGAAACCACAGTACCTGGAACAGGTGGGCCGTTTCATGGTGGACCTGTGA
- the LOC117428437 gene encoding large ribosomal subunit protein mL46-like isoform X2 yields MAAPVRRVLLRPLRRILTQIPGSGVASSGCRQLSVGLRVPAVQKPNEAVLESPSPWRLLGAVFVQRLAVISRDRSSIEKDFAELLKQTELERSLLADHELRLLEDAERVSRKQEEDYDSDEDSGQDIVTAQDLEDTWDQKLRQFKPAQRLTEADKKADRTCLERCLEDSLVLLVKEKIGSEDVWLLPQVQWENGETLRETAERALTTLTGNSIKATFLGNAPCGVYKYKFPKDVRTESCVGAKVFFFKALLGSGDIAPNKKGGHVWVSKTELQDYLKPQYLEQVGRFMVDL; encoded by the exons ATGGCTGCGCCCGTAAGGAGGGTGCTGCTTCGTCCTCTGCGGAGGATTTTAACGCAGATTCCGGGCTCTGGAGTCGCCAGCAGCGGCTGCAGGCAGTTGTCAGTCGGGCTCCGGGTGCCGGCGGTTCAAAAGCCAAACGAAGCAGTGCTAGAAAGCCCCTCTCCGTGGAGGCTGCTGGGAGCGGTTTTTGTGCAGAGACTCGCTGTCATCTCCAGAGACCGGAGCTCGATAGAGAAGGACTTTGCCGAGCTGCTGAAACAG ACTGAGCTGGAGAGGAGCCTGCTGGCCGACCACGAGCTGCGTCTGCTGGAGGATGCCGAGCGGGTCAGCCGGAAGCAAGAGGAGGATTACGACTCGGACGAGGATTCTGGACAGGACATCGTGACCGCGCAGGACCTCGAGGACACCTGGGACCAGAAACTGCGACAGTTCAAGCCAGCCCAGCGCCTCACAG AAGCAGACAAGAAAGCAGATCGAACCTGTCTGGAGCGCTGTCTAGAGGACAGCCTGGTGTTGCTGGTGAAGGAGAAGATTGGCAGCGAGGATGTATGGCTTCTCCCACAGGTGCAGTGGGAGAATGGAGAGACCCTGAGAGAGACTGCTGAGCGTGCCCTTACCACTCTCACAG gtAACAGCATCAAAGCCACGTTCCTGGGAAATGCTCCCTGTGGAGTTTACAAGTACAAATTCCCAAAGGACGTCCGGACGGAAAGCTGTGTCGGAGCCAAGGTGTTTTTCTTCAAAGCCCTGCTGGGTAGCGGTGACATTGCCCCAAACAAAAAGGGGGGCCATGTGTGGGTAAGCAAGACGGAACTGCAGGACTATCTGAAACCACAGTACCTGGAACAGGTGGGCCGTTTCATGGTGGACCTGTGA
- the LOC117427972 gene encoding small ribosomal subunit protein uS11m-like, with product MYSVARTTCLRLSAPVIPHSSTLVSRGVCFSAERLQEAAESSASTAPAKTSREFSVFPPLPGQESLLRWGGKKYEELPIAHIKATYNNTHIQVTDHLGQYMVRTSCGTEGFKNVKKGTPVAAQTAGISAAAKALVKGVSFVRVVVKGLGPGRMSSIKGLTMGGLEVVSITDNTPIPHNGCRPRKARRM from the exons ATGTATAGCGTTGCCAGGACAACGTGTCTGCGACTCTCTGCTCCTGTGATCCCCCACAGCTCGACACT TGTGAGCCGCggggtgtgtttcagtgcagAGAGACTCCAGGAGGCTGCAGAGAGTTCTGCCAGCACCGCTCCAGCAAAGACTTCAAGAGAGTTCAG TGTTTTCCCCCCACTCCCCGGACAGGAGAGCCTGCTGCGATGGGGGGGTAAGAAGTATGAGGAGCTGCCCATAGCGCACATTAAAGCAACCTACAACAA CACACACATTCAGGTGACAGACCACCTGGGACAGTACATGGTCAGGACCTCCTGCGGCACGGAGGGGTTCAAAAATGTCAAGAAAGGCACCCCGGTCGCTGCTCAGACTGCAGGGATCTCCGCTGCGGCA AAGGCGCTGGTTAAAGGCGTGTCCTTCGTGCGTGTGGTGGTGAAGGGTCTAGGGCCAGGACGGATG tcttCCATCAAAGGTTTAACAATGGGCGGGCTGGAGGTCGTGTCCATCACAGACAACACCCCCATTCCGCACAACGGCTGCCGCCCACGCAAGGCTCGGAGGATGTGA
- the LOC117964206 gene encoding DET1 homolog: MEDECPTLKPRRIQNQNVVHRLEQRRVCSGRAGAHWYRVRCFHQNLFSNFTVVNVEKPPCFLRKFSPDGHCFIAFSADQTSLEIYEYQGCQAAEDLLWGQEGETLANGNDQRSLNIRGRLFERFFSLMHVTNVASNGEHLNRECSLFTDDCRYVLVGSAAYLPEEPHPHFFEVYRNNESVTPNPRSPLEDYSLHIIDLHTGRLCDTRAFKCDKIILSHNQGLYLYRNILAVLSVQQQTIHVFQVTPEGTFLDVRTIGRFCYEDDLLTLSAVYPEAQAEGQPGFSRLYKEKTINSLKHRLMVYLWRRAERDGSATAKRRFFQYFDQLRQLRMWKMQLLDEHHLFIKYTSEDVVTLRVTDPSQPSFFVVYNMVSTEVMAVFENTSDELLELFENFCDLFRNATLHSDAVQFPCSASSNNFARQVQRRFKDTIVNAKYGGHTEAVRRLLGQLPISAQSYSSSPYLDLSLFSYDDKWVSVMERPKTCGDHPIRFYARDSGLLKFKIQAGLLGRPINHAVRRLVAFTFHPFEPFAISVQRTNAEYVVNFHMRHVCV; encoded by the exons ATGGAGGATGAGTGCCCGACACTAAAGCCCCGTCGGATCCAGAACCAGAATGTGGTCCACCGGCTGGAGCAGCGGCGGGTCTGCTCGGGCAGGGCCGGGGCTCACTGGTACCGAGTGCGCTGCTTTCACCAGAACTTGTTCTCCAACTTCACGGTAGTGAACGTGGAGAAGCCCCCCTGCTTCCTGCGCAAGTTCTCCCCAGACGGCCACTGCTTCATTGCCTTCTCCGCGGACCAGACCTCGCTGGAGATCTATGAGTACCAGGGCTGCCAGGCGGCGGAGGACCTGCTCTGGGGCCAGGAGGGGGAGACCTTAGCTAACGGCAACGACCAGCGGTCCCTTAACATTCGCGGGCGCCTCTTTGAACGTTTCTTTTCTCTTATGCACGTCACCAATGTGGCGTCCAACGGGGAGCACCTGAATCGCGAGTGCAGCCTCTTCACGGACGACTGCCGGTACGTCCTTGTGGGCTCGGCAGCTTACCTCCCGGAGGAGCCCCACCCGCACTTTTTTGAGGTGTACCGCAACAACGAGTCAGTCACCCCTAACCCCCGCTCGCCCCTGGAGGACTACTCCCTGCACATCATAGACCTCCACACGGGCCGCCTCTGTGACACCCGCGCCTTCAAGTGCGACAAGATCATCCTGTCCCACAACCAGGGGCTCTACCTCTACCGTAACATCCTGGCAGTGCTCTCCGTGCAGCAGCAGACCATCCACGTCTTTCAG GTGACTCCAGAGGGCACCTTCTTGGACGTTCGGACGATTGGCCGATTCTGCTACGAGGACGACCTCCTGACCCTGTCGGCTGTGTACCCCGAGGCGCAGGCTGAAGGGCAGCCGGGGTTCTCGCGGCTCTACAAGGAGAAGACCATCAACTCTCTGAAGCACCGGCTGATGGTGTACCTGTGGCGGCGGGCGGAGCGGGACGGCAGTGCCACCGCCAAGCGCCGCTTCTTCCAGTACTTTGACCAGCTGCGGCAGCTGCGCATGTGGAAGATGCAGCTGCTGGACGAGCACCATCTCTTCATCAAGTACACCAGCGAGGACGTGGTCACCCTGCGAGTCACGGACCCCTCCCAG ccATCTTTCTTCGTGGTATACAACATGGTGTCGACGGAGGTGATGGCTGTGTTTGAGAACACGTCGGACGAGCTGCTCGAGCTCTTTGAGAACTTTTGTGACCTGTTCCGTAACGCCACGCTGCACAGCGACGCAGTGCAGTTCCCCTGCTCCGCCTCCAGCAACAACTTTGCACGGCAGGTCCAGCGCAG GTTTAAGGATACGATAGTGAACGCCAAGTACGGCGGCCACACCGAAGCAGTGAGGAGACTCCTGGGTCAGCTACCCATCAGCGCCCAGTCCTACAGCAGCAGCCCCTACCTGGACCTCTCGCTCTTCAGCTACGATGACAAGTGGGTGTCTGTGATGGAGCGCCCCAAGACCTGCGGCGACCATCCCATCCG GTTTTATGCCCGGGACTCGGGGCTGCTGAAGTTTAAGATCCAGGCAGGCCTCTTGGGTCGGCCTATCAACCATGCGGTACGTAGACTGGTGGCTTTCACATTCCACCCCTTCGAACCCTTCGCTATCTCCGTGCAGCGCACCAACGCAGAGTACGTGGTCAATTTCCACATGCGCCACGTCTGTGTCTGA